A window of the Elusimicrobiota bacterium genome harbors these coding sequences:
- a CDS encoding PorV/PorQ family protein, whose protein sequence is MRTWDIKFSPFSALRAAAVLCALFCLAAPSLAGTGASGLEFLRITQSPRAVAMGESGVGMYGDVLAACQLNPAALGLTDYKEASAVYSSWIENLSMQQAAYAQPFAKGGVLAGSIALLQTGSIDGYDEYNSPTGSLSSSDKAFSLAYARRLFGPWDDKRFGLFGGAALKYASETLGPVSAGTTLYDIGLLSVNRRGDSVVDIGFSIQSLGKGLKFDSVQDKAPTVYSLGFGFITPLYGDPLSLAFDIKKPNDEKVYCSAGLEYLTKKMLAWRMGWVSASDLGSGLRFGVGFNLKFIQLDYALASLGKFGLTHRLSAAYKFGHPVEISPYLKPDQERAMRKLERGKKLMADGRYYEAMTELGEAIELDPALKEAVTLLRGARRQMETEKE, encoded by the coding sequence ATGAGAACCTGGGATATTAAATTTTCACCTTTTTCGGCGCTCCGCGCGGCGGCGGTTCTTTGCGCTTTGTTCTGCCTGGCCGCTCCGTCGCTGGCCGGAACCGGGGCGTCAGGCCTTGAATTTTTGAGGATAACGCAAAGCCCGAGGGCCGTAGCCATGGGCGAGAGCGGGGTAGGCATGTACGGCGATGTCCTTGCCGCCTGCCAGCTTAATCCGGCGGCTTTGGGTCTGACCGATTACAAGGAAGCGAGCGCGGTTTACAGCTCCTGGATAGAAAATCTTAGCATGCAGCAGGCGGCCTACGCCCAGCCTTTTGCCAAAGGCGGAGTGCTTGCCGGCTCCATAGCGCTTTTGCAGACGGGGTCTATTGACGGTTACGATGAGTACAACAGCCCGACAGGTTCGCTTTCCTCCTCCGATAAGGCTTTTTCGCTTGCCTACGCGCGCAGGCTTTTCGGACCCTGGGATGACAAGCGCTTCGGCCTTTTCGGAGGGGCCGCTTTAAAATACGCCAGTGAGACCCTGGGGCCGGTGTCGGCAGGAACCACGCTTTACGATATAGGCCTGCTTTCCGTTAACCGGCGCGGCGATTCGGTTGTGGACATAGGCTTTTCCATCCAGTCGCTTGGAAAAGGGCTGAAATTCGATTCCGTTCAGGACAAGGCCCCGACTGTCTACTCACTGGGTTTTGGCTTTATAACTCCGCTTTACGGTGACCCGCTTTCGCTTGCTTTTGACATAAAAAAACCGAATGATGAGAAAGTTTATTGTTCCGCCGGGCTTGAATATCTGACTAAAAAAATGCTGGCCTGGCGAATGGGCTGGGTATCAGCCTCGGATTTGGGCAGCGGTTTGCGCTTCGGGGTGGGATTTAATCTTAAGTTCATCCAGCTTGATTACGCCCTGGCCAGTCTGGGTAAATTCGGCCTGACTCACCGCCTGAGCGCGGCTTACAAGTTCGGCCATCCCGTGGAAATTTCTCCGTATCTAAAACCCGACCAGGAAAGGGCGATGCGGAAACTTGAGCGGGGCAAAAAGCTTATGGCGGACGGTCGCTATTACGAGGCTATGACGGAATTAGGGGAAGCCATAGAGCTTGACCCCGCACTGAAAGAAGCGGTTACGCTGCTGCGCGGCGCAAGAAGGCAGATGGAAACGGAGAAAGAATAA
- the xseB gene encoding exodeoxyribonuclease VII small subunit: MVKKEKTAGFEEKLGKLEEIVGKLEDENTPIEESLSLFEEGVVISKELSEKLEEIKRKIEVLKKDAEGKLKLEKFEEEKSE; the protein is encoded by the coding sequence ATGGTAAAAAAAGAAAAAACCGCGGGTTTTGAGGAAAAACTGGGTAAACTTGAGGAGATCGTGGGTAAGCTGGAAGATGAAAATACGCCCATAGAGGAATCTCTGTCCCTTTTTGAGGAAGGGGTGGTAATTTCAAAAGAGCTTTCGGAAAAACTGGAAGAGATAAAGCGCAAAATCGAGGTCTTAAAAAAAGACGCCGAAGGCAAATTGAAACTGGAGAAGTTTGAAGAGGAGAAAAGCGAGTAG
- a CDS encoding replication-associated recombination protein A yields MSDQLFEEEQNAENSQEQMPLAARLAPLELSEFSGQEHILGEGKLLRRAVESDNLKSAVFFGPSGTGKTALARYIASRTKARFFELNAATAGVAELKKILEFSKGLSGGIAKKQRVLLILDEIHHFNRTQQDVLLPSVEKGEVILIGMTTENPFFYINNALLSRFIVVEFKQLEESHLREILARALKLELGVKSLNVEVSKEAADYLVSNSIGDARRLLNALELAAVTTKPGPKGVRKIDFDTAKESIQKRSLRYDKSSDEHYDHISAFIKSMRGSDPDAAVYWLAKMLAAGEDPRFVARRILICASEDVGNANPMALVLAQSAFNAAESLGMPEARIILAQAAIYVACSPKSNASYMAVNEAMAEAEKGKERPVPMHLRDATKDGEAFGHGKGYKYPHDFPNHYVEQEYMPEPKTFYRPTDQGFEAEIAKRLKRLKEEQK; encoded by the coding sequence ATGTCCGACCAGCTTTTTGAAGAAGAACAAAACGCGGAAAACAGCCAGGAGCAGATGCCGCTGGCGGCCCGGCTTGCTCCATTGGAGCTTTCGGAGTTTTCCGGGCAGGAGCATATACTGGGCGAAGGTAAACTGCTGCGCCGCGCCGTGGAGTCGGATAACCTCAAATCCGCGGTATTCTTCGGCCCTTCCGGCACCGGCAAGACCGCTTTGGCGCGCTACATCGCTTCAAGAACAAAAGCCAGGTTTTTTGAGCTTAACGCCGCAACCGCGGGCGTGGCCGAGCTTAAAAAAATACTTGAATTTTCAAAAGGTCTCTCCGGCGGCATAGCTAAAAAACAGCGCGTGCTGCTTATCCTTGACGAGATACACCATTTTAACCGCACGCAGCAGGATGTGCTTTTGCCTTCCGTGGAAAAGGGCGAAGTCATTTTGATAGGAATGACCACGGAAAATCCGTTTTTCTACATCAACAACGCTTTGCTGTCGCGGTTTATAGTGGTTGAATTCAAGCAGCTTGAAGAAAGCCATCTGCGTGAGATACTGGCCCGCGCGCTTAAGCTGGAACTGGGAGTTAAAAGCCTGAATGTCGAGGTTTCAAAAGAAGCGGCCGATTATCTGGTTTCAAATTCAATAGGCGACGCCCGGCGCCTTTTAAACGCGCTGGAGCTTGCCGCCGTCACCACAAAGCCGGGTCCCAAAGGCGTAAGAAAAATTGATTTTGACACGGCAAAAGAATCCATACAAAAGCGCAGCCTGCGCTACGATAAAAGTTCCGACGAGCATTATGACCACATCTCCGCTTTCATAAAATCCATGCGGGGCTCCGATCCCGACGCCGCGGTTTACTGGCTGGCCAAAATGCTGGCCGCCGGAGAGGACCCGCGCTTTGTGGCGCGGCGCATCCTTATTTGCGCCTCTGAGGATGTCGGCAATGCGAACCCCATGGCCCTGGTGCTGGCGCAGAGCGCTTTTAACGCGGCGGAGTCGCTGGGCATGCCGGAGGCTCGCATAATACTTGCGCAGGCCGCCATTTATGTGGCCTGCTCGCCCAAATCCAACGCTTCATACATGGCCGTTAATGAGGCTATGGCGGAAGCTGAAAAAGGAAAGGAGCGCCCCGTGCCCATGCACTTGCGCGACGCCACAAAAGACGGAGAGGCCTTCGGGCACGGCAAGGGCTACAAATATCCGCACGATTTCCCCAATCACTATGTCGAGCAGGAATATATGCCGGAGCCTAAAACCTTTTATCGTCCCACTGACCAGGGCTTTGAAGCGGAAATAGCGAAGCGTTTGAAGCGGCTTAAGGAAGAGCAGAAGTAA
- a CDS encoding TRAM domain-containing protein, with translation MDKIIELEFKKIVGEGKALGRHDGKVVFCYGVLPGETARVKITFEKRNFMEAELVEIVIPSQKRVPAKENHYISCSPWQIMEYSYQAETKKGLIEDLLYQTTKETIRLDKFYEAKELFGYRTKIEYSFTEHEGKLAFAFHKRGNFREKYILAAGCALMSEKTNALALEILETLNKTGLSTADLKTLVFREAKRSDERIAVLFLKRKDITLPEIKLTGLNGFMAVYSNPLSPMSSADEILYAWGNDFVTEKAGGTALSYGFDCFFQNNVDLFEEALKEIREATFKCGKLIDLYSGVGAIGLSLRDMAEKIYAVESVPNAAKYAALNAANNKAAHFEILCSMSEKADAAFLEGADILVLDPPRAGLHNKVVKKIMELLPKRIIYLSCNPITQGRDAAFFLEKYKLVRAVGFDFYPNTPHAETLMVFDKGS, from the coding sequence ATGGATAAAATAATTGAGCTTGAATTTAAAAAAATAGTCGGCGAGGGCAAAGCCCTTGGGCGTCATGACGGCAAAGTTGTGTTCTGCTACGGGGTATTGCCCGGCGAAACCGCGAGGGTTAAGATAACCTTTGAAAAACGGAATTTCATGGAGGCGGAACTGGTTGAAATAGTCATTCCCTCGCAAAAACGCGTACCGGCCAAAGAAAACCATTACATAAGCTGTTCCCCCTGGCAGATAATGGAGTATTCCTACCAGGCGGAAACTAAAAAAGGCCTTATCGAAGACCTGCTTTACCAGACCACTAAAGAAACCATAAGGCTGGATAAATTTTACGAAGCCAAAGAGCTTTTCGGCTACCGCACAAAAATCGAATACAGTTTCACCGAACATGAAGGCAAACTGGCTTTTGCTTTTCACAAACGCGGAAACTTCAGGGAAAAATATATCTTAGCCGCGGGCTGCGCTCTGATGAGCGAAAAAACAAACGCCCTCGCGCTTGAAATACTTGAGACCCTGAATAAAACCGGCCTTTCAACGGCGGATCTAAAGACCCTGGTTTTCAGGGAAGCCAAACGCTCCGATGAGCGGATAGCCGTGTTATTTTTAAAGCGCAAGGACATAACTTTGCCCGAAATAAAACTCACGGGGCTTAACGGTTTTATGGCGGTTTACTCAAACCCCTTAAGCCCCATGAGCTCGGCGGATGAAATCCTTTACGCCTGGGGAAACGACTTTGTGACCGAAAAAGCGGGCGGCACGGCGCTTTCTTACGGTTTTGACTGTTTCTTCCAGAACAATGTTGATCTTTTTGAAGAGGCGCTTAAGGAAATCCGCGAAGCGACTTTTAAGTGCGGGAAGTTGATAGACCTTTATTCGGGCGTCGGCGCCATAGGCCTGTCGCTGCGCGACATGGCGGAAAAAATTTACGCGGTGGAGTCGGTGCCGAACGCCGCGAAATACGCGGCCTTAAATGCCGCGAACAATAAAGCGGCCCACTTTGAAATTTTATGCTCAATGTCTGAAAAAGCCGACGCGGCCTTTCTTGAAGGCGCCGACATTCTTGTGCTTGATCCGCCCAGGGCCGGTCTGCATAACAAAGTGGTGAAAAAGATCATGGAGCTGCTCCCGAAAAGGATAATATACTTATCCTGCAACCCCATCACGCAGGGGCGCGACGCCGCCTTTTTCCTTGAAAAATACAAGCTGGTCCGCGCCGTAGGTTTTGACTTCTATCCCAATACTCCGCACGCGGAAACGCTCATGGTGTTCGATAAGGGTTCGTAA
- the xseA gene encoding exodeoxyribonuclease VII large subunit: MDQKIYTVSELSQGIKSLLEASYREIWVEGEISGLKVSSLGHTYFDLKDAASNISGVLFRGFAAGLKFELENGLLVRVRGNITTYDKQSKYQLMAREVQPAGQGPLQLAFEQLKKKLQAEGLFDPARKRPIPALPQKIAVVTSPTGAAIRDILAILKRRYANLHIIIAPVKVQGAGSKEEIAQAIEDLNDNFPDIDVMLVGRGGGSMEDLWAFNEEIVARAIAGSKIPVISCVGHETDFTIADFVADLRAATPSAAAELVVKSKVELAANIAQLERRLLQSLRIYYENLSGKFRRLASSRAFVNPLFLLERPVQRLDSAVEALFDGATDKLRRSGEKLNLQKEKLKALSPLFPLKKGYAIVKKTDGKAVKKAADLRAGDRLLLQFAEGRAEADVVTSSGKTEKGNKGGAGPEQETLW, from the coding sequence ATGGACCAGAAAATTTATACCGTCAGCGAGCTCAGCCAGGGCATAAAGTCCCTGCTGGAGGCCTCCTACCGGGAAATTTGGGTGGAGGGGGAAATTTCAGGGCTTAAGGTGTCATCTTTAGGCCATACCTATTTTGACCTGAAAGACGCGGCCTCCAATATTTCAGGCGTGCTGTTCCGCGGGTTCGCCGCCGGGCTTAAATTTGAACTGGAAAACGGCCTGCTGGTGCGCGTGCGCGGAAATATTACCACTTACGACAAACAGAGCAAGTATCAGCTGATGGCGCGCGAGGTCCAGCCCGCGGGACAAGGGCCCCTGCAGCTGGCTTTTGAGCAGTTAAAGAAAAAATTACAGGCAGAAGGCCTTTTTGACCCGGCCCGGAAGCGGCCCATACCCGCCCTGCCGCAGAAAATAGCGGTAGTCACCTCCCCCACGGGCGCCGCCATACGCGACATCCTTGCAATACTGAAGCGCCGCTACGCCAATCTGCATATAATAATAGCGCCGGTAAAAGTGCAGGGCGCGGGTTCAAAGGAAGAAATAGCGCAGGCCATAGAAGACCTGAACGATAATTTCCCCGACATAGACGTAATGCTGGTGGGCCGCGGCGGCGGCTCCATGGAAGACCTGTGGGCTTTCAACGAAGAAATAGTGGCCCGCGCCATAGCCGGCTCAAAAATACCGGTAATTTCCTGTGTGGGACATGAAACTGATTTTACCATAGCCGACTTTGTGGCGGATTTGCGCGCGGCTACGCCTTCGGCCGCCGCGGAACTGGTGGTAAAGAGCAAGGTGGAACTGGCCGCCAACATAGCGCAGCTGGAAAGACGCCTGCTGCAAAGCCTGCGCATCTATTACGAAAATCTCTCAGGCAAGTTCAGGCGTCTGGCTTCAAGCCGGGCCTTTGTAAACCCGCTGTTCCTGCTTGAAAGGCCGGTACAGCGTTTGGACAGCGCGGTGGAAGCTCTGTTTGACGGCGCAACGGACAAATTAAGGCGCTCCGGAGAGAAACTGAATTTGCAAAAAGAAAAGCTGAAAGCGCTCAGCCCGCTTTTCCCTCTTAAAAAAGGCTATGCCATAGTTAAAAAAACCGACGGTAAAGCGGTAAAAAAAGCCGCCGATCTGCGCGCCGGGGACAGGCTTTTACTGCAGTTCGCCGAAGGGCGCGCGGAAGCAGATGTGGTCACAAGCAGCGGGAAAACAGAGAAAGGGAATAAAGGCGGGGCCGGGCCGGAACAGGAGACTTTATGGTAA
- a CDS encoding TlyA family RNA methyltransferase: MKARLDVTCVARGFFESRERALRAIMAGLVTVNGRPADKAGQAVREGDVIELVRPDCPYVSRGGLKLKGALDSFKISVKNKVCLDVGVATGGFTDCFLQEGAKKVYAVDVGIGQIHEKIKNNPKVVFIPETNARFLKPDLFPEKPELAAIDVSFISLKLILGPVFDSIAPGAEIVALVKPQFELEPKHLCKGIVKTEGLRLKVMEDLREFMSEKIKNYEEKGLMNSPIKGAKGNLEFLWYLGKLGVQGVKSSEL; the protein is encoded by the coding sequence ATGAAAGCCCGTCTTGATGTCACCTGTGTGGCCCGGGGTTTTTTTGAAAGCCGCGAGAGAGCCTTGCGCGCCATTATGGCGGGGCTGGTTACGGTAAACGGCAGGCCGGCGGATAAGGCGGGGCAGGCGGTGCGTGAAGGCGATGTTATTGAACTGGTCAGGCCGGACTGTCCTTATGTTTCGCGCGGCGGACTTAAACTTAAAGGGGCCCTGGACAGTTTTAAAATAAGCGTTAAAAATAAAGTCTGTCTGGATGTGGGGGTGGCCACCGGGGGGTTCACGGACTGTTTTTTGCAGGAAGGCGCGAAAAAAGTTTACGCGGTGGATGTGGGCATAGGCCAGATTCACGAGAAAATAAAGAATAACCCCAAAGTGGTTTTTATTCCCGAAACCAACGCCCGGTTTTTAAAGCCTGATCTGTTTCCCGAAAAACCCGAACTTGCCGCCATAGATGTGTCTTTTATCTCCCTTAAACTTATACTGGGCCCGGTTTTTGATTCCATCGCGCCGGGAGCCGAAATCGTAGCTTTGGTTAAACCCCAATTTGAGCTTGAGCCGAAACACCTCTGCAAAGGCATAGTAAAGACTGAAGGCTTAAGGCTGAAGGTGATGGAAGATTTGAGGGAATTTATGTCCGAAAAGATAAAGAATTATGAGGAAAAAGGCCTTATGAATTCACCGATAAAAGGCGCTAAAGGGAACCTGGAATTTTTGTGGTACTTGGGGAAGTTGGGAGTTCAGGGAGTTAAGAGTTCAGAGTTGTGA
- a CDS encoding T9SS type A sorting domain-containing protein, whose product MNLFKLLAVFVLSFSFEQCLWAGWTRLNSVYGSYGSAPVTVSNMVTISSYSVAQTIGSEAVGSYAFNYSGGELTTGYLSQFYSTRLFPEILSFTSDKGMVSGGVLWGTGESSAQKVFFSNEMSTSSLSQQVRVTQVSDHLAAAVNSTWTVNVAYLPLESAVSIATGSAVWAKGGLFAINFSSALKDLNGLPVASGATVYFSVAMDKDQNNVSKLAGDDSVRINLSSETFGSDFFVVLSTSQDSQAISAANGKNLYGFLPLKTLTAASYDVSGSTIQPLIPWTLRFDYKDADNNGIVDGTNPKVKVRNLSVWWLNDDVKTWVRQNGAVIDRTARTVSLNTGHFSTYALMSSPDEDVSSVHAYPVPFRPNASGAARSGTWADGIRFTSPPVRGKIKIYTISGRLVKEIDIAPATIINGEIPWDVKNSDGELVASGVYIWEVTSGSNRKTGKLVIIK is encoded by the coding sequence ATGAACTTATTTAAACTCTTAGCCGTTTTCGTTCTTTCTTTTTCATTTGAGCAGTGTTTATGGGCCGGTTGGACGCGGCTAAATTCAGTTTACGGCTCATATGGCTCCGCCCCGGTTACTGTGTCAAATATGGTCACTATATCAAGTTATAGCGTGGCGCAGACTATCGGGTCCGAGGCGGTTGGCAGTTATGCGTTCAATTACTCCGGCGGGGAGCTGACTACGGGATATCTCTCACAATTTTATTCCACAAGGCTTTTCCCTGAAATACTGAGTTTCACTTCCGATAAGGGGATGGTATCGGGCGGAGTGTTGTGGGGGACGGGCGAGAGCTCCGCGCAGAAAGTGTTTTTTTCAAACGAAATGTCCACCTCATCCCTTTCACAGCAGGTGAGGGTAACCCAGGTTTCAGACCACCTGGCAGCCGCTGTCAATTCCACCTGGACCGTGAATGTGGCCTACCTGCCCCTTGAGAGTGCGGTGAGCATTGCTACCGGGTCGGCGGTCTGGGCGAAAGGCGGACTTTTTGCCATAAATTTCTCTTCAGCGCTCAAGGATCTCAACGGCCTGCCTGTCGCGTCAGGCGCTACGGTCTATTTCAGCGTGGCCATGGACAAGGACCAGAATAATGTGTCAAAGCTGGCAGGCGACGATTCCGTGCGCATTAACCTATCATCGGAGACTTTTGGCAGCGATTTTTTCGTGGTGCTCTCAACCTCCCAGGATTCACAGGCTATAAGCGCCGCCAACGGGAAAAACCTGTACGGGTTCCTGCCGCTCAAAACGCTGACTGCCGCCTCATACGATGTCAGCGGCAGCACGATCCAACCCTTAATCCCCTGGACCTTGCGCTTTGACTACAAGGACGCTGATAATAACGGCATAGTGGACGGAACGAACCCGAAGGTGAAAGTAAGGAATCTTTCCGTTTGGTGGCTTAACGATGATGTGAAGACCTGGGTGCGCCAGAACGGCGCCGTGATCGACAGGACCGCGCGCACGGTTTCTTTAAATACCGGGCATTTTTCAACTTATGCGCTTATGTCTTCTCCGGATGAAGATGTTTCATCGGTGCACGCGTACCCCGTGCCTTTCAGGCCCAACGCAAGCGGCGCCGCCAGAAGCGGCACTTGGGCTGATGGGATAAGGTTTACTTCGCCTCCGGTGCGCGGGAAAATAAAAATTTATACCATAAGCGGCAGGCTGGTCAAGGAGATTGATATCGCTCCAGCCACTATTATTAACGGCGAGATACCATGGGACGTAAAGAATTCGGATGGAGAGTTGGTGGCAAGCGGGGTTTATATTTGGGAAGTTACTTCCGGCTCTAACCGCAAGACCGGAAAACTTGTAATTATAAAATGA
- a CDS encoding radical SAM protein, giving the protein MAVSKYKLGCAVWEFTLACNLNCIHCGSSAGKKRNDELTTEEAFKLCEDLKKTGCLGVALMGGEPFLRKDFWQVAHKIRDLGMELSVITNGIMADEEIMKKLVPLSPRAVAVSVDAATPEIHDHIRGRAGAYADSWKFIELALKYELPVSVITTVHKLNIGELAKMREQLKGRGIAWQVQTAGSEGRRFAKDLLLDEEEFYSVGLFVESTRRNYSAEEMPVIGAHDLGFNSMLLKNTSLQKKWEGCQAGISVLGVRSNGDVLGCLSINDDKYVEGNVRKTGVCELWNSPASFAGSRHFKPEQAGANCAACKYLDVCKGGCNEMSLMKTGSFHNDPCCFWKIEQRLFGRELHHPLKRAMLGLKGLWRPVKKGGKFKKLSEFFNGERPAK; this is encoded by the coding sequence ATGGCTGTATCAAAATATAAACTAGGCTGTGCGGTGTGGGAATTCACCCTTGCCTGCAACCTGAACTGCATTCATTGCGGTTCGTCAGCGGGCAAAAAACGCAACGATGAGCTGACCACGGAAGAAGCGTTCAAACTTTGCGAAGACCTTAAAAAAACAGGCTGTTTGGGCGTGGCCCTTATGGGGGGGGAGCCTTTTTTACGTAAAGATTTCTGGCAAGTCGCCCACAAGATACGCGACCTCGGCATGGAACTCTCCGTAATCACCAACGGCATCATGGCGGATGAGGAAATAATGAAAAAGCTCGTGCCGCTTTCCCCGCGCGCCGTGGCCGTAAGCGTAGACGCCGCAACGCCGGAAATACACGACCATATCCGCGGCCGCGCCGGCGCTTACGCGGATTCCTGGAAGTTTATTGAACTTGCGCTCAAATACGAGCTGCCGGTAAGCGTGATAACTACCGTGCACAAGTTAAATATCGGCGAACTGGCAAAAATGCGGGAACAGCTAAAAGGCCGCGGGATCGCCTGGCAGGTGCAAACCGCCGGCTCCGAAGGCCGCCGTTTCGCAAAAGATCTGCTTTTGGACGAAGAAGAATTTTATTCCGTGGGCTTGTTTGTGGAATCCACCCGCCGCAATTATTCCGCGGAAGAAATGCCGGTTATAGGCGCGCATGATCTGGGTTTCAACTCAATGCTGCTCAAAAACACTTCGCTTCAAAAAAAATGGGAGGGCTGCCAGGCCGGGATCTCGGTTTTGGGTGTGCGCAGCAACGGAGATGTTCTCGGCTGCCTTTCCATAAACGACGATAAATATGTGGAAGGAAATGTCCGAAAGACCGGCGTTTGCGAGTTATGGAACAGCCCCGCCTCTTTTGCCGGTTCAAGACATTTTAAACCTGAACAGGCGGGCGCTAACTGCGCCGCCTGCAAATACCTTGACGTCTGCAAGGGCGGCTGCAACGAAATGTCGCTCATGAAAACCGGGAGTTTTCACAACGATCCCTGCTGCTTCTGGAAAATAGAGCAGCGCCTTTTTGGCAGGGAATTGCATCATCCGCTTAAACGAGCCATGCTCGGTCTTAAAGGTCTCTGGAGGCCGGTAAAGAAAGGCGGAAAATTTAAGAAGCTTTCGGAATTTTTTAATGGGGAGAGACCTGCCAAGTGA
- a CDS encoding cell division protein ZapA, whose translation MTNTETPITIRGRAITVSVEGLSPLEISSIAGKVEERIKRIEAKTKIADTSKLAILAAFEFATELENLKQKSEVSSEAEEKKIDELAAMLEKTMEKGLF comes from the coding sequence ATGACTAATACCGAAACTCCTATAACAATAAGGGGCCGCGCCATAACTGTTTCCGTGGAGGGGCTTTCACCTCTCGAAATAAGTTCCATAGCCGGCAAGGTTGAGGAAAGAATTAAGCGGATAGAGGCAAAAACAAAAATAGCCGACACTTCCAAGCTGGCCATACTTGCAGCTTTTGAATTTGCCACCGAATTGGAAAATTTAAAGCAGAAATCTGAAGTCAGCAGCGAAGCGGAAGAAAAAAAAATAGACGAGCTGGCGGCCATGCTGGAAAAAACCATGGAGAAGGGGCTGTTTTAA